From a region of the Triticum aestivum cultivar Chinese Spring chromosome 7D, IWGSC CS RefSeq v2.1, whole genome shotgun sequence genome:
- the LOC123165561 gene encoding tetraspanin-2, with protein MAVSNNITACLNFLALICTIPVVATGLWFASKQGAECARLARWPVAILGVLLLLVALAGFVGAYWNRQGLLAAYLFAMAALITLLLALLVFAFAVTHGSGAYDVPGRAYREYRLEGFSGWLRGYVAGDPRRWEGIRACLVASDTCKKLTMETAFFIAPEQFYQSDLSPLQSGCCKPPTACGYAYVSPTVWASPANPAADADCGAWSNDPRQLCYWCESCKAGMLGTLRDQWRRANVALVAATVALLVVYVIGCSAFKNAQTEDLFRRYKWSNNT; from the exons ATGGCCGTGAGCAACAACATCACGGCGTGCCTCAACTTCCTGGCCCTAATCTGCACCATCCCGGTGGTGGCCACGGGCCTCTGGTTCGCCTCCAAGCAGGGCGCCGAGTGCGCGCGGCTGGCGCGCTGGCCCGTGGCCATCCTCggcgtgctcctcctcctcgtcgccctcgCGGGCTTCGTCGGCGCCTACTGGAACCGCCAGGGCCTGCTGGCCGCCTACCTCTTCGCCATGGCGGCCCTCATCACGCTCCTCCTGGCGCTCCTCGTCTTCGCCTTCGCCGTCACCCACGGCTCCGGGGCGTACGACGTGCCCGGCCGCGCCTACCGCGAGTACCGCCTCGAGGGCTTCTCTGGCTGGCTGCGCGGGTATGTTGCTGGGGATCCCCGGCGGTGGGAGGGGATCAGGGCGTGCCTCGTCGCGTCGGACACCTGCAAGAAGCTCACCATGGAGACCGCCTTCTTCATCGCCCCCGAGCAGTTCTACCAGTCCGACCTCTCCCCGCTCCAG TCCGGCTGCTGCAAGCCGCCGACGGCGTGCGGGTACGCGTACGTGTCCCCGACGGTGTGGGCCAGCCCGGCAAACCCGGCGGCGGACGCGGACTGCGGCGCCTGGAGCAACGACCCGCGGCAGCTCTGCTACTGGTGCGAATCCTGCAAGGCCGGCATGCTGGGCACCCTGCGCGACCAGTGGCGCCGGGCCAACgtggcgctcgtcgccgccaccgtCGCGCTCCTCGTCGTCTACGTCATCGGCTGCAGCGCCTTCAAGAACGCCCAGACCGAGGACCTCTTCCGCCGCTACAAGTGGAGCAACAACACCTGA